The window ACCCGACCTCGGTGAACGGCCCGTTCTGGAAGTCGTACCGGGCCGCGATCGACGCCGCCACCGCCAAGGGCTTCAAGGTCATCCTGGGCTACTGGGAGGCCGACAACGCCAAGGACGGCAAGATCGACGACCAGGCCTCCTGGGACCGCATGTGGGCGCGGATCACCACCTCCTACGCCCTCAACTCCAAGGTGTACTTCGAGCCGATGAACGAACCGTTCGGCTACACCGCCCAGGAGTGGACCGACATCGCCGCGCAGTGGGTGAACACCCACCGCTTCATACCCCGCGACCGGATCCTGATCGGCGGCTACAAGTACAGCGAGGACGTCAAACCGGTCTGCGCCGACCCGCGCCTCAAGGGCACGCGCCTCGCCCTGCACAACTACGGCTTCTGGCACACCGACTGGACCAGCGTCGACCAGTGGAAGGCCGACTTCAAGGAGCGCATCGGCGACTGCGCCTCGCGCACGATCCTCGACGAGTTCGGCGCCTCCATGACCACCGGCCTGGACTACAACGGCCCGGTCGGCACCTCCAACGAGATCGCCTACATCCA of the Streptomyces koelreuteriae genome contains:
- a CDS encoding glycoside hydrolase family 5 protein → MSQRNHRGTACVGALLACVTAFGGALASPAAASPAHRPATPPPVSDFKGVNWADPRDNYADDAVVPSGLSTTDSYATTYAKSKAIITGFSKLGANTVRLPVNPTSVNGPFWKSYRAAIDAATAKGFKVILGYWEADNAKDGKIDDQASWDRMWARITTSYALNSKVYFEPMNEPFGYTAQEWTDIAAQWVNTHRFIPRDRILIGGYKYSEDVKPVCADPRLKGTRLALHNYGFWHTDWTSVDQWKADFKERIGDCASRTILDEFGASMTTGLDYNGPVGTSNEIAYIQAATDTIRELGLGSVYWPGLRNGDTYSLTTLQGTGTKLSLKVNNQSGLDRLHHAWKQ